One window from the genome of Nicotiana sylvestris chromosome 9, ASM39365v2, whole genome shotgun sequence encodes:
- the LOC104210793 gene encoding ethylene-responsive transcription factor-like protein At4g13040 yields MVSIRRRKLLGLCSGRSSFLVPLPKFSENGHIAENRFLNNKHTSVHPMPSTDNDESKEKTAVKVVPGSSNGHASGSLIEQTAQQFPEVKRRKRHRRKHFENQEPCLMRGVYFKNMKWQAAIKVDKKQIHLGTVGTQEEAARLYDRAAFMCGREPNFEISEEEKQELRQFKWDEFLAFTRSAITNKKTRRRSGVGARRKSEPLSSTLNSEEEEDDEEDDGGEPESNSFSASEDIEQDLSLS; encoded by the exons ATGGTGAGCATCCGAAGGCGTAAGCTGTTAGGACTTTGCTCTG GACGAAGCTCGTTCTTGGTTCCACTTCCAAAGTTTTCTGAGAATGGACACATTGCCGAAAATCGTTTCCTGAACAACAAACACACAAGTGTCCATCCAATGCCGTCAACTGATAATGATGAGTCAAAAGAG AAAACTGCTGTAAAGGTTGTTCCTGGATCATCAAATGGCCATGCCTCTGGCTCCTTGATTGAGCAAACCGCCCAACAATTTCCAG AAGTTAAACGCAGAAAGCGACACAGGAGGAAGCACTTTGAAAACCAAGAACCATGTCTCATGAGAGGTGTCTACTTTAAGAATATGAAATGGCAAGCCGCAATAAAAGTTGATAAGAAACAAATCCACTTGGGTACAGTTGGGACTCAAGAAGAAGCTGCTAGACTGTATGACAG GGCTGCTTTTATGTGTGGGAGGGAACCGAATTTTGAAATCTCAGAGGAGGAGAAGCAGGAACTAAGACAATTCAAATGGGATGAATTTTTAGCATTTACACGCTCCGCAATTACTAATAAGA AAACTCGTAGAAGAAGTGGGGTTGGTGCACGGAGGAAATCTGAACCTTTAAGTTCAACACTGAATAGTGAGGAGGAGGAGGACGACGAAGAGGACGACGGAGGGGAGCCAGAAAGCAATAGTTTTTCAGCCTCTGAAGATATAGAACAAGACTTATCGCTCTCTTGA